One stretch of Segatella copri DNA includes these proteins:
- a CDS encoding TatD family hydrolase, whose translation MFKVIDTHTHFDAEEFDEDRAEAFARAKEAEVGKVFLPAIDVKTTHAVLALAKEYPGYAYPMIGLHPEEVKADWKEQLAELRKILEEHRMTGNASQADSPQFSDLIAIGEVGLDYYWSREFENEQLEAFEEQVKWSVETQLPLMIHCRKAQNEMVHLLRKYEKELPGGVFHCFTGNQKEAEELLSFDKFVLGVGGVSTFKSSHLREDLPAVVPLDRIVLETDSPYMAPVPYRGKRNESAFVVEVMKTLAKAYGISEEEFARQTNLNAERVFPLSVSQV comes from the coding sequence ATGTTCAAAGTAATAGATACACATACGCATTTCGATGCGGAAGAGTTTGATGAGGATAGGGCGGAGGCTTTCGCCCGTGCCAAGGAAGCGGAGGTAGGCAAGGTGTTCTTGCCTGCCATCGATGTGAAGACCACACACGCGGTCCTGGCATTGGCTAAGGAATATCCGGGCTATGCTTATCCGATGATTGGTCTGCATCCTGAAGAGGTGAAGGCTGACTGGAAGGAACAGCTGGCTGAACTCCGGAAGATACTGGAGGAGCATCGCATGACCGGTAATGCCAGTCAGGCGGATTCTCCTCAGTTTTCTGACTTGATCGCCATCGGAGAGGTAGGACTTGATTATTACTGGAGCCGTGAGTTCGAAAACGAGCAGCTCGAGGCTTTCGAGGAACAGGTAAAATGGTCGGTAGAAACCCAGCTCCCGCTGATGATTCATTGCCGCAAGGCGCAGAACGAGATGGTACATCTGCTCAGAAAGTATGAGAAAGAACTGCCGGGTGGCGTCTTCCATTGCTTTACGGGCAATCAGAAGGAGGCAGAAGAACTCCTCTCGTTCGATAAGTTTGTATTGGGCGTCGGTGGCGTATCTACTTTCAAGAGCAGTCATCTGCGTGAAGACCTCCCTGCCGTAGTTCCTCTGGATCGCATCGTTCTGGAGACCGACAGTCCGTATATGGCGCCTGTTCCTTATCGCGGCAAGCGTAATGAGAGTGCTTTCGTGGTAGAAGTGATGAAGACGCTCGCCAAGGCTTATGGCATAAGCGAAGAGGAGTTTGCCCGACAGACCAACCTCAATGCAGAGCGGGTTTTTCCGCTATCCGTATCGCAAGTATAG
- a CDS encoding MotA/TolQ/ExbB proton channel family protein → MCSLPMMAQEENMGFHQALKTKFIEGNAGFMSLVAIALIVGMAFCIERIIYLSLSEINAKKLMQDIDQKVSAGDVEGAKTLCRNTRGPVASICYQGLMHISESLDDIERSVSGYGTVQAANLEKGCSWIKLFIAMAPSLGFLGTVIGMVMSFDQIQQAGDISPTIVASGMKVALITTIFGIIVALILQVFYNYILSKVEHLTSQMEESAVTLMDIIAKNK, encoded by the coding sequence ATGTGTTCTCTGCCTATGATGGCTCAAGAAGAGAACATGGGATTTCATCAAGCTCTTAAGACAAAGTTTATAGAGGGTAATGCGGGATTTATGTCTCTCGTTGCCATCGCCCTCATCGTGGGTATGGCTTTCTGTATCGAGCGCATCATCTATCTGAGTCTTTCTGAAATCAACGCCAAGAAGTTGATGCAGGATATCGACCAGAAGGTGTCGGCGGGAGATGTGGAAGGGGCTAAGACGCTCTGCCGGAATACCCGCGGACCGGTGGCTTCTATCTGCTACCAGGGTTTGATGCATATCAGCGAGAGTCTTGATGACATCGAACGCTCGGTAAGCGGATATGGTACCGTTCAGGCGGCTAATTTGGAGAAGGGATGCTCTTGGATCAAACTCTTTATCGCTATGGCGCCATCGCTCGGATTCCTCGGAACCGTAATCGGTATGGTCATGTCGTTCGACCAGATTCAGCAGGCGGGCGATATCAGTCCTACTATCGTTGCTTCGGGTATGAAAGTGGCGCTCATCACTACTATCTTCGGTATCATCGTAGCCCTCATCCTTCAGGTTTTCTATAACTACATCCTTTCTAAGGTGGAGCACCTGACAAGCCAGATGGAGGAGTCGGCGGTTACTTTAATGGATATTATTGCCAAGAATAAATAA
- a CDS encoding ExbD/TolR family protein, protein MLIRRKQHETPGLNTTSTADISFMLLIFFLVTTSMDVDKGLLRQLPSPEPQKKEQQQTAVDKANLMALRLTAGDTLLVNDKPMKVSQLKEETIRFVHRLGKKHLISIESDRDADYNLYFQMQNQLMEAYSQLRNETAQKKYHRNYALLNNDQKEQVRNICPQRITESYANAMTQTDQRVDANAEEKQGEEKSAETATEQQKGGKQ, encoded by the coding sequence ATGCTGATTAGAAGGAAGCAACACGAAACCCCGGGACTGAATACCACATCTACAGCCGACATTTCGTTCATGCTGTTGATATTCTTCCTTGTCACCACATCGATGGATGTGGATAAGGGACTGTTGCGCCAACTCCCTTCACCTGAACCGCAGAAGAAGGAGCAGCAGCAGACGGCGGTAGACAAGGCTAACCTGATGGCGCTGCGCCTGACAGCTGGCGATACGCTTTTGGTTAATGACAAGCCGATGAAGGTGAGCCAGCTCAAGGAAGAAACCATCCGCTTTGTACACCGCCTGGGCAAGAAACATCTCATCTCTATCGAGAGTGACCGCGATGCCGACTATAATCTCTATTTCCAGATGCAGAATCAGCTGATGGAAGCATATAGCCAGCTACGCAACGAAACAGCCCAGAAGAAATATCACAGGAATTATGCCCTCTTGAACAATGACCAGAAAGAACAGGTGCGCAACATCTGTCCGCAGCGCATCACAGAGTCGTATGCCAACGCAATGACTCAAACCGACCAGCGTGTTGATGCCAATGCTGAAGAAAAGCAAGGGGAAGAAAAATCGGCAGAAACAGCTACAGAACAGCAGAAAGGAGGTAAACAATGA
- a CDS encoding ExbD/TolR family protein, with protein sequence MMNFHKKSHEVPGLNTSSLPDLIFSVLFFFMIVTHMRQVTLKVDCRLPQGKELTRLTKKSAVSHIYIGKPTKEMQAKYGTGTQIQLNDKFASAPEVMDYISAEKKRMSPEDQKLMTVSIKADQETKMGVITDVKQALRQAKALKISYSATEKGK encoded by the coding sequence ATGATGAATTTTCATAAGAAATCGCATGAAGTGCCAGGGTTGAATACATCTTCTCTGCCAGACCTGATTTTCTCCGTACTGTTCTTCTTTATGATTGTTACCCACATGCGCCAGGTTACCTTGAAGGTAGACTGCCGTTTGCCACAAGGCAAGGAACTCACCCGCCTGACCAAGAAATCGGCTGTGAGCCATATCTATATAGGTAAACCAACCAAAGAGATGCAGGCTAAGTATGGTACCGGTACCCAGATCCAGTTGAATGACAAGTTTGCTTCGGCTCCCGAAGTGATGGATTACATTTCGGCAGAAAAGAAGCGTATGTCACCGGAAGACCAGAAGCTGATGACCGTATCAATCAAAGCGGATCAGGAAACCAAGATGGGTGTGATAACCGATGTAAAGCAGGCTTTGCGCCAGGCAAAAGCATTAAAAATCAGTTATTCTGCTACAGAAAAAGGAAAATAA
- a CDS encoding Lrp/AsnC family transcriptional regulator, translated as MSKQILDSLDRQILKLISQDARIPFLEVARACNVSGAAIHQRVAKLTNLGIIKGSQFIIDPEKIGYETCAYMGLYLREPEKFDQVVEELKKIPEVVECHYTTGSFDMFIKIYALNNHHLLEIIHDKLQPLGLSRSETIISFNASINRQLSMQDLKSFNDEEEETDEEAAAEK; from the coding sequence ATGTCAAAACAAATTTTAGATTCATTAGATAGGCAGATTCTGAAGCTGATTTCTCAGGATGCCCGTATTCCATTTTTGGAAGTGGCACGCGCTTGCAATGTGAGCGGTGCTGCCATTCATCAGCGTGTAGCTAAACTTACAAATCTTGGTATCATCAAGGGTTCACAATTCATCATTGACCCAGAAAAGATAGGTTACGAAACTTGTGCCTATATGGGACTCTATTTGAGGGAGCCTGAGAAGTTTGACCAGGTTGTAGAGGAGTTGAAGAAGATTCCTGAGGTTGTAGAGTGCCACTATACTACAGGCAGCTTTGATATGTTTATCAAGATTTACGCGCTGAACAACCACCATCTCCTGGAAATCATCCATGATAAGTTGCAGCCACTGGGATTGTCTCGCAGCGAGACCATCATCTCTTTTAATGCATCTATCAACCGTCAGCTTTCTATGCAGGACCTCAAGAGCTTCAACGATGAAGAAGAGGAAACTGATGAGGAGGCTGCAGCAGAGAAATAA
- a CDS encoding dihydrofolate reductase, which yields MFSIIACISKVHRAIGYKNRLLYAIPSDMTRFRMLTTGHTIIMGRKTFESLPNGALPNRRNIVISKTKEQITGCEVYTSLEEALAARKESVGSKEAAASKEAIGSKEASDECFIIGGASIYEQALPFADKLYLTIVEKEPEHADTFFPEINPAEWEVTEKEMRNENGLPFTFLTLYRKQ from the coding sequence ATGTTCAGCATCATTGCCTGTATATCAAAAGTGCATAGAGCTATCGGGTACAAGAACCGGTTGCTCTACGCCATCCCATCGGACATGACCCGATTTCGTATGCTCACAACTGGACATACGATTATCATGGGCAGGAAGACATTTGAGTCGCTGCCGAACGGAGCCTTGCCCAACCGCCGCAATATTGTTATCTCGAAGACAAAAGAGCAGATAACAGGGTGCGAAGTATACACCTCTCTGGAAGAAGCGCTGGCAGCAAGGAAAGAATCTGTTGGAAGCAAAGAAGCGGCAGCAAGCAAAGAAGCGATTGGAAGCAAAGAAGCATCAGATGAATGTTTCATCATCGGAGGAGCCAGCATATATGAACAGGCTTTGCCTTTTGCAGACAAGCTTTATCTCACAATCGTAGAAAAGGAGCCTGAACATGCCGATACCTTCTTTCCGGAAATCAATCCGGCAGAATGGGAAGTGACAGAAAAAGAAATGAGGAATGAAAACGGCTTACCGTTCACATTCCTCACCCTTTATAGAAAGCAGTAA
- a CDS encoding methyltransferase RsmF C-terminal domain-like protein, with protein sequence MKTLPEDFRTYTQALMGEKLYQRLEHAILEEEVPTSIRINPFKCKDADGKPVPWCPETGRYLSTRPGFTFDPLLHAGLYYVQEASSMFVDMAIRQYVKEPVMMLDLCAAPGGKSTAVRAALPEGSLLFSNEPMRTRSQILAENVQKFGHPDMIVTNNYPRDYKKSKLQFDVILTDVPCSGEGMFRKDEGAIGEWSTQNVNNCWQLQREIVSDIWNCLKPGGILIYSTCTFNAHEDEENVAWICEELGAEVMALEGVEDTWNITRNLTGTDFPVYRFIPGVSRGEGLFMAILKKEGEWEAGSQAKENRKDKKKKDKKVAKGKGPEIPDGWLKTDTEWMPAESNETVYAIPGRWKDIYDQAEKNLKVLHAGVKLGTDKGKGLIPDQALALSTMLNKNHFPQVELSYEDAIRYLRKEAVNLPADTPKGYVLVTYRQVPIGWEKNIGNRANNLYPQEWKIKSSHVPEEQFTVNSL encoded by the coding sequence ATGAAGACATTACCTGAAGATTTCAGAACATATACGCAGGCGCTGATGGGCGAAAAGCTGTATCAGCGTCTGGAGCATGCTATCCTTGAAGAGGAGGTACCAACCAGCATCCGCATCAATCCTTTCAAATGCAAGGATGCTGATGGCAAACCGGTTCCCTGGTGTCCGGAAACCGGACGTTATCTCTCTACCCGTCCCGGATTCACCTTCGATCCGCTGCTGCATGCCGGCTTATATTATGTACAGGAAGCCTCATCTATGTTTGTTGATATGGCTATCCGACAGTACGTAAAAGAACCGGTGATGATGCTGGATCTCTGTGCTGCCCCTGGCGGAAAGTCGACTGCCGTAAGGGCTGCCTTGCCGGAAGGGAGTCTGCTCTTCAGCAACGAACCGATGCGCACCCGCTCGCAGATTCTTGCCGAGAACGTACAGAAGTTCGGTCATCCGGATATGATTGTAACCAACAACTATCCCCGCGATTACAAGAAATCGAAGTTGCAGTTTGATGTGATCCTTACCGATGTTCCCTGCTCCGGCGAAGGAATGTTCCGCAAAGATGAAGGGGCTATCGGCGAATGGAGTACCCAGAATGTGAACAACTGCTGGCAGCTGCAGCGCGAAATCGTATCGGATATCTGGAACTGTCTGAAGCCAGGCGGTATCCTGATTTACTCTACCTGCACCTTCAATGCGCACGAAGATGAGGAGAACGTTGCCTGGATATGCGAAGAACTTGGCGCTGAAGTGATGGCACTGGAGGGTGTAGAAGATACATGGAACATCACCCGCAACCTCACGGGCACCGACTTCCCTGTTTACCGGTTCATTCCTGGCGTTTCGCGAGGCGAAGGTCTGTTTATGGCGATTCTGAAGAAAGAGGGCGAATGGGAAGCCGGCTCACAAGCCAAGGAGAACAGAAAGGATAAGAAAAAGAAAGACAAGAAGGTGGCTAAAGGAAAGGGACCGGAGATTCCGGACGGCTGGCTGAAGACTGATACGGAATGGATGCCTGCAGAAAGCAACGAGACTGTTTACGCCATTCCGGGCAGATGGAAAGACATCTACGACCAGGCTGAAAAGAACCTGAAGGTGCTGCATGCAGGTGTGAAACTGGGAACAGACAAGGGAAAGGGACTTATCCCCGACCAGGCTCTCGCTCTCTCTACGATGCTCAACAAAAATCACTTCCCACAGGTGGAGTTATCCTACGAAGATGCCATCCGCTACCTTCGCAAGGAGGCTGTGAATCTACCTGCCGATACGCCTAAGGGTTATGTTCTGGTAACCTACAGACAGGTTCCGATAGGCTGGGAAAAGAACATCGGCAACCGTGCCAACAACCTCTATCCGCAGGAGTGGAAGATCAAGAGTAGCCATGTTCCGGAAGAACAGTTTACAGTTAACAGTTTATAG
- a CDS encoding DUF6249 domain-containing protein, translating to MKKAILALALVMSIGATQVSLASSAPKHRYHPTTQQVDSKAAPASAAQPSASKDKDDEALEAYSDTTSTDSANYDDYDENDNRSVHSRYSLDNYDDPFDFIGSVFGGGALAVMIIFCIIFGLLFVFAPLIIVFLVIRYLIRRHNDRMKLAEMAMEKGINVPESDRPIDKQSDEYLVKRGLRNAFLGAGLCAMFAWWDADFLAGIGALVFFYGIGQTIIGSLPAIKDWWKNRHGDQGTGYNGTPV from the coding sequence ATGAAGAAAGCAATATTGGCATTAGCGCTCGTTATGAGCATCGGAGCCACCCAAGTGTCTTTGGCGTCTTCTGCTCCAAAACATCGTTATCATCCAACTACCCAACAGGTAGATTCAAAGGCTGCCCCTGCATCTGCCGCACAGCCATCTGCTTCGAAGGATAAAGACGACGAGGCATTGGAGGCTTATTCTGATACAACCAGTACAGATTCGGCTAACTATGATGATTATGATGAGAATGATAATAGGTCTGTTCATTCTAGATACAGTTTAGACAACTATGATGATCCGTTCGATTTCATCGGTTCGGTATTTGGTGGCGGAGCGCTGGCTGTTATGATCATCTTCTGTATCATCTTCGGTCTGCTGTTTGTCTTTGCTCCGCTGATCATCGTATTTCTGGTTATCAGATATCTGATTCGCCGCCATAACGACCGGATGAAACTGGCGGAAATGGCGATGGAGAAGGGCATCAATGTTCCGGAAAGCGACCGGCCGATAGACAAGCAGAGCGATGAGTATCTGGTAAAGCGTGGATTGAGAAATGCCTTCCTGGGAGCCGGCTTGTGCGCCATGTTTGCCTGGTGGGATGCTGATTTCCTGGCTGGCATCGGAGCCCTGGTCTTCTTCTATGGCATCGGTCAGACCATTATCGGCTCGCTTCCTGCCATCAAGGACTGGTGGAAGAACCGTCATGGCGATCAGGGCACGGGATATAATGGAACTCCGGTCTAG
- a CDS encoding RNA polymerase sigma factor — translation MEKLSDISLVTKVVMLHDRKSFDLLVRKYQSPIRGFFLRQTLGDAQLSDDLAQDTFVKAYTHLSGFRGTASFSTWLYRIAYNVWYDYTRSHKETQDIDTPAVSSKNAQGAHAGLKMDLLKALQILSENERTCITLQLMDGLSIDKIAEVTGMAQGTIKSHLSRGKQKLASYLKQNGYDR, via the coding sequence GTGGAAAAGTTATCCGATATCTCTCTCGTCACGAAGGTGGTGATGCTTCATGACCGCAAGTCGTTCGACCTGCTGGTCAGGAAGTATCAGTCACCCATTCGTGGGTTCTTCCTGCGGCAGACGCTGGGGGATGCGCAGCTGAGTGACGACTTGGCTCAGGATACCTTTGTCAAGGCATATACCCATCTGTCCGGTTTCAGGGGTACAGCCTCTTTCTCCACCTGGCTCTACCGCATCGCCTATAATGTATGGTATGATTATACCCGCAGTCATAAGGAGACGCAGGACATCGATACGCCTGCCGTTTCCAGTAAGAATGCACAGGGTGCCCATGCCGGATTGAAGATGGATTTGCTCAAGGCATTACAGATATTGAGTGAAAATGAACGTACATGCATCACGCTGCAGCTGATGGATGGACTCTCTATAGATAAGATTGCAGAGGTGACGGGAATGGCGCAAGGCACCATTAAGTCGCATCTCTCTCGAGGAAAACAGAAACTTGCAAGTTACTTAAAACAGAATGGTTATGACCGATAA
- a CDS encoding DUF5056 domain-containing protein, producing MTDKINDKELESMKGEPLNPQDEELLQMFFSDCQMSEIPDDGFSDRVMQALPALPETDTAMSLVKRQRLEHLWTAVCVAAGIIIAVVCQGWEQIQGWLFSMKIDFLLSGSRALTYLADSIAHSQNLLMVLAGIVVLIMVWGYNELADARQ from the coding sequence ATGACCGATAAGATAAATGATAAGGAGTTGGAGAGCATGAAAGGGGAACCGTTGAACCCTCAGGATGAAGAACTCTTGCAGATGTTCTTTTCCGATTGCCAGATGTCAGAGATTCCTGATGACGGATTCTCCGACAGGGTGATGCAGGCTTTGCCGGCTTTACCCGAAACTGATACTGCGATGTCGCTGGTTAAGCGCCAGCGTCTGGAACATTTATGGACTGCAGTCTGTGTGGCAGCAGGCATCATCATAGCAGTAGTCTGTCAGGGATGGGAGCAGATACAGGGGTGGCTTTTCTCTATGAAGATAGATTTCCTCCTCTCCGGCTCGCGTGCGCTTACGTATTTGGCAGATTCCATCGCCCACTCTCAGAATCTCCTGATGGTGCTGGCTGGCATCGTTGTCCTCATCATGGTTTGGGGATATAATGAACTGGCTGATGCGCGTCAGTAG
- a CDS encoding OmpA family protein, giving the protein MKQIRLYQIITAISCLFLISCGIEQNLKKADKHLSLGEYFDAATQYKKVYTKTPTKERAARGKVALKMARCYDKINSTPKALAAYSNAIRYKQADLNDRLAYARLLLKNGSYRQAAKEFEFLLDSMPDNVLVKNGLESARKAPVWKKEGSRYKVKRMDVFNSRRDDYSPMFLSDDCSQLYFTSTRNEAQGSDLNGVTGTKSADIFFSEKNDKGKWSKPEAIGTGLNTDYEEGACCFTPDGKQMYLTQCTTDPTSPRLAQIVTSNRSDAAWSKPTNLEISKDTLSCFAHPAISPDGEWLYFVSDMPGGKGGLDIWRVRITPAGLGGVENLGEPINTPGDEMFPTFRPNGDFYFSSNGHVGMGGLDIYIAKVNSITRKYELTHPGYPLNTEADDFGMTFEGLHNQGFFCSNRKDGRGYDHIYSFENPEIVTTMKGWVYEKDGYELPAAEVRIVGNDGTNRKLSVKGDGSFVLPINPHVDYLVMASCKGYLNHKEELRVDSAKESKEYVLQFPLASITAPVLIDNIFYDFDKATLTEASTTALDQLVTLLKENPHVTIELSAHCDYKGNSEYNKHLSQRRAQSVVDYLIKHGIEKERLTPVGYGKEKPKNVRKKLTEKYPWLKEGDVLSEEFILKQSKEHQEICNQLNRRTEFKVLRTTYKLF; this is encoded by the coding sequence ATGAAACAAATAAGACTTTATCAAATCATAACAGCAATCAGCTGCCTCTTTCTGATAAGTTGCGGCATTGAACAGAACCTGAAGAAAGCAGACAAGCATCTTTCTTTAGGCGAATACTTCGATGCGGCAACCCAATATAAAAAGGTGTACACCAAGACACCTACCAAAGAGCGGGCTGCCCGAGGCAAGGTGGCTCTAAAGATGGCACGCTGCTATGATAAAATCAACAGTACGCCGAAGGCACTGGCTGCCTACAGCAACGCCATCCGATACAAGCAGGCAGACCTCAACGACCGCCTGGCTTACGCCCGGCTTCTCCTGAAGAACGGAAGTTACAGACAGGCAGCCAAGGAATTCGAATTCCTGCTCGATTCCATGCCCGACAATGTGCTGGTAAAGAACGGACTCGAATCGGCACGAAAAGCCCCAGTCTGGAAGAAGGAAGGAAGCCGGTACAAGGTAAAGCGGATGGATGTTTTCAACTCCCGAAGAGACGACTATTCGCCGATGTTCCTCAGCGATGACTGCAGTCAGCTCTATTTCACCTCAACCCGTAACGAAGCCCAGGGCAGCGACCTGAACGGAGTGACGGGAACGAAATCTGCCGACATCTTCTTCTCTGAAAAGAACGACAAAGGCAAATGGAGCAAGCCGGAAGCCATCGGAACCGGTCTCAACACCGACTACGAAGAGGGCGCATGCTGCTTTACCCCAGACGGCAAGCAGATGTACCTCACCCAGTGTACCACCGATCCCACTTCGCCCCGCTTAGCCCAGATAGTAACCTCCAACCGCTCAGATGCAGCCTGGAGCAAGCCTACAAATCTGGAAATCAGCAAAGATACACTCAGTTGTTTTGCCCATCCAGCCATCTCCCCTGATGGCGAATGGCTCTATTTCGTATCAGACATGCCGGGCGGAAAGGGCGGTCTCGACATCTGGCGAGTGCGCATCACTCCTGCCGGACTGGGCGGTGTAGAGAACCTGGGAGAACCAATCAACACCCCAGGCGATGAGATGTTCCCTACCTTCCGTCCTAACGGCGACTTTTACTTCAGCAGCAACGGTCATGTGGGAATGGGCGGACTCGACATCTATATCGCCAAAGTGAATTCCATCACCCGGAAATATGAACTCACCCACCCCGGCTATCCGCTGAATACAGAAGCCGATGACTTCGGAATGACTTTCGAGGGTCTCCACAACCAGGGCTTCTTCTGCTCTAACAGAAAAGACGGAAGAGGCTACGATCATATCTACTCCTTCGAGAATCCGGAGATTGTTACCACAATGAAGGGATGGGTTTACGAGAAAGACGGTTATGAACTGCCTGCCGCAGAGGTGAGAATCGTAGGCAACGACGGAACGAACAGGAAACTATCCGTCAAGGGCGACGGTTCGTTTGTCCTCCCTATCAATCCGCATGTCGACTACCTGGTGATGGCATCCTGCAAAGGCTACCTCAACCACAAGGAAGAACTTCGGGTTGATTCGGCTAAAGAGAGTAAGGAATACGTGCTCCAGTTCCCGCTGGCTTCCATCACAGCCCCTGTACTCATCGACAACATCTTCTACGATTTCGACAAGGCAACCCTTACCGAAGCCAGCACAACAGCCCTTGACCAGCTGGTAACGCTGCTGAAAGAGAACCCGCACGTTACCATCGAACTCAGCGCCCATTGCGACTACAAGGGAAACAGCGAATATAACAAGCATCTGTCTCAGCGCCGCGCCCAATCGGTAGTAGACTATCTGATAAAACACGGCATAGAGAAAGAGCGCCTCACCCCTGTGGGCTACGGCAAGGAGAAGCCGAAGAATGTGCGCAAGAAACTCACCGAGAAGTATCCTTGGCTCAAGGAAGGCGATGTGCTCAGCGAAGAATTTATCCTGAAGCAGAGCAAGGAGCATCAGGAAATCTGCAACCAGCTGAACCGCCGAACCGAGTTCAAAGTGCTACGCACTACCTATAAATTGTTTTAG